From Primulina huaijiensis isolate GDHJ02 chromosome 15, ASM1229523v2, whole genome shotgun sequence, one genomic window encodes:
- the LOC140959580 gene encoding phragmoplastin DRP1E-like produces the protein MATMESLIGLVNRIQRACTALGDYGGGDDQAFSSLWDALPSVCVVGGQSSGKSSVLESIVGRDFLPRGSGIVTRRPLVLQLQKTEDGQEEYAEFGHLPRRRFTDFSLVRKEIQDETDRVTGKTKQISPIPIHLNIYSPNVVNLTLIDLPGLTKVAVEGQPESIVQEIENMVRNYVEKPNCIILAISPANQDIATSDAIKLAREVDATGERTFGVLTKLDLMDKGTHALDVLEGRSYRLQHPWVGIVNRSQADINKNVDMLAARRKERDYFASSPDYGHLSSKMGSEYLAKLLSKHLESVIKARIPSITSLINKSIDELESELDHLGRPIAVDAGAQLYTILELCRAFDKIFKEHLDGGRPGGDRIYGVFDNQLPAALRKLPFDRHLSIQNVRKIVSESDGYQPHLIAPEQGYRRLIEGSLNYFRGPAEASVDAVHFVLKELVRKSIGECQELKRFPTLQSAIAGAGNQSLEKFREEGKKTVTRLVDMESSYLTVDFFRRLPQEIEKLGNQGVNPRENTRENTAATPAFDRYADGHFRRIGSNVSSYVTMVSETLRNSIPKAVVYCQVKEAKQNLLHYFYTQIGKKEGKQLSDLLDEDPALMERRKLCAKRLELYRKARDEIDSASWVR, from the exons ATGGCGACAATGGAGAGCTTAATTGGGCTAGTGAACAGAATTCAGAGGGCCTGCACCGCGCTCGGCGACTACGGCGGCGGCGACGACCAGGCCTTTTCTTCTCTCTGGGACGCCTTGCCATCCGTTTGCGTTGTCGGTGGCCAG AGTTCGGGAAAGTCGTCAGTTTTGGAGAGCATAGTAGGGCGAGATTTTCTGCCCCGAGGCTCTG GCATTGTAACGAGAAGGCCATTGGTATTGCAGTTGCAGAAAACAGAAGATGGGCAAGAGGAATATGCTGAGTTTGGGCATTTACCACGGAGACGATTCACCGATTTCT CTTTGGTTCGTAAAGAAATTCAGGATGAAACTGATAGAGTAACGGGGAAGACAAAACAGATTTCTCCAATTCCTATTCACTTAAATATATACTCCCCAAATG TGGTCAACCTAACACTGATTGATCTGCCTGGTTTGACAAAAGTTGCTGTTG AGGGGCAACCAGAAAGTATAGTTCAAGAGATTGAAAATATGGTTCGCAATTATGTTGAGAAg CCGAACTGCATCATATTGGCAATATCTCCGGCAAACCAAGATATTGCAACCTCGGATGCTATTAAGCTGGCAAGGGAAGTTGATGCAACAG GTGAACGCACATTTGGCGTGCTAACTAAGCTAGATCTGATGGACAAAGGAACTCATGCACTCGAT GTTCTGGAAGGAAGATCTTATCGTTTACAGCATCCCTGGGTGGGTATTGTGAACCGCTCCCAAGCagatataaataaaaatgttgATATGCTAGCTGCTAGGAGGAAGGAGCGCGATTATTTTGCTTCAAGTCCTGACTATGGACACCTGTCAAGTAAAATGGGTTCTGAATATCTGGCAAAGCTTCTCTCAAAA CACTTGGAATCTGTTATTAAGGCAAGAATACCAAGTATCACTTCTTTGATAAACAAAAGCATTGATGAACTTGAATCTGAGCTGGACCACCTCGGAAGGCCAATTGCTGTTGATGCTGGG GCTCAATTATATACCATCTTGGAACTTTGCCGTGCTTTTGACAAGATATTCAAGGAACATCTGGATGGAGG CCGACCAGGAGGTGATCGAATTTATGGAGTTTTTGACAATCAGCTTCCGGCTGCTTTGAGAAAACTTCCATTTGATCGTCATCTATCCATTCAGAATGTAAGGAAAATTGTTTCAGAATCTGATGGGTATCAACCACACTTGATTGCTCCTGAGCAAGGTTATCGGCGCCTCATTGAGGgttcattaaattattttaggGGGCCTGCTGAAGCCTCTGTAGATGCT GTTCACTTTGTCTTGAAGGAACTAGTGAGGAAGTCAATTGGGGAGTGTCAG GAATTGAAACGATTTCCAACTCTGCAATCAGCAATAGCTGGAGCAGGAAATCAGTCGTTGGAAAAGTTTCGCGAGGAGGGCAAGAAAACAGTTACCAGATTGGTTGACATGGAATCTTCATATCTCACCGTTGATTTCTTCCGAAGACTTCCGCAGGAAATTGAGAAATTGGGAAACCAGGGGGTAAACCCACGTGAAAACACAAGAGAGAACACAGCAGCCACCCCGGCCTTTGATCGTTATGCAGATGGACATTTCAGGAGGATAGGGTCGAATGTATCGTCTTATGTAACTATGGTATCTGAGACACTGAGGAATTCAATTCCAAAGGCTGTAGTTTATTGTCAAGTTAAGGAGGCCAAGCAGAATTTACTTCATTACTTTTACACTCAAATTGGGAAGAAAGAG GGTAAGCAACTTTCAGACTTATTAGACGAAGATCCTGCACTGATGGAGAGGCGGAAGCTATGTGCTAAAAGGCTTGAACTTTACAGAAAAGCACGGGATGAGATTGATTCTGCATCATGGGTTCGTTGA
- the LOC140959105 gene encoding zinc finger protein ZAT9-like — protein sequence METAHRCKLCFRNFANGKALGGHMRSHVMNLCTRKKGLKREKDEDPFENLEDSPSFRSCLSISSRSSSGNEEEKMQNFEKGSVSADPAEFCSVEVQDWESETDSSRKDLVGRRSKSARNSRASGSHDDDLKGTTHFLQIKNPTASETEALSSISDTTSEDEDVAYCLMMLSRDKWKREEKEKGFEHDYQEEYSHVVKVKKDGSKARGKYRCKTCNELFRSYQALGGHRASHKKIKANPISNLGSAGPVAAAEKVHECPFCDRVFASGQALGGHKRSHFVGAVSRTGGTLSIDLNLPAPVDDDGT from the coding sequence ATGGAGACTGCACACAGATGCAAGCTTTGTTTCAGAAATTTTGCTAATGGAAAAGCTCTTGGAGGGCACATGAGATCTCATGTCATGAATCTCTGCACACGAAAAAAGGGATTAAAACGTGAGAAGGACGAGGACCCTTTTGAGAATCTCGAAGATTCTCCATCTTTTCGATCGTGTTTGTCCATTTCATCTCGATCGTCATCCGGAAATGAAGAAGAGAAGATGCAGAATTTCGAAAAGGGATCGGTTTCAGCTGATCCTGCAGAGTTCTGTTCTGTTGAAGTTCAAGATTGGGAGAGCGAAACCGATTCATCGAGGAAAGATTTGGTCGGAAGAAGGTCGAAAAGTGCTAGAAACTCAAGAGCTTCAGGTTCCCATGATGATGATTTGAAGGGTACTACTCATTTTTTACAAATCAAGAACCCAACCGCCTCGGAGACCGAGGCCTTGAGCTCGATTTCGGACACGACGTCGGAGGACGAAGACGTCGCTTATTGCTTGATGATGCTGTCCAGAGACAAGTGGAAAagggaagaaaaagaaaaggggTTCGAACATGATTATCAAGAAGAATATTCTCATGTCGTGAAAGTGAAAAAAGATGGTAGTAAAGCTAGAGGGAAGTATAGGTGCAAGACATGTAACGAGTTGTTTAGGTCTTATCAGGCACTTGGTGGGCACAGGGCGAGCCACAAGAAAATTAAGGCCAACCCGATATCGAACCTCGGGTCGGCTGGTCCGGTGGCCGCAGCGGAGAAGGTACACGAGTGCCCTTTCTGTGATAGGGTGTTTGCTTCAGGGCAGGCACTTGGAGGCCACAAAAGGTCACATTTTGTGGGTGCAGTCTCAAGAACTGGCGGAACTTTGAGCATCGATCTTAATCTCCCTGCACCAGTCGATGATGATGGCACGTAA